In Modestobacter versicolor, a single genomic region encodes these proteins:
- a CDS encoding DNA cytosine methyltransferase, with product MRSVELFAGAGGLGLGCELAGFHAVKVVEWDRWACDTVRENRAAAHPLVASWDVVEGDVRGVDWSDIVEPVDLVTGGPPCQPFSAGGKGRAADDRRDMFPAAIEVIRTLTPRAFILENVRGLTRAAFANYYQYILLQLAYPELASRPDEAWGEHYERLQVEHTSAHDTALRYNVVPTLVNAADYGVPQQRHRVFMVGFRSDIEAEWSFPAQTHSFDSLLYSQWVIGDYWERHKVPTKERPSMPERVATRVNKLRSIDPSMLHRPWRTVRDALVGLPDPRSAAARKHLNHVFQGGAKSYHGHSGSPIDMPAKALKSGVHGVPGGENMLLNPDGTIRYFTVRESARLQTFPERYELHGAWGEAMRQLGNAVPVLLAQKVAGSVAEHLTLAALREAAMDRRASSTQAAYPTTDQLQMAPLTETGDNVTDPRVISGDIVGGVPGI from the coding sequence GTGCGCTCAGTTGAACTCTTCGCTGGAGCTGGCGGCCTCGGCCTCGGCTGTGAGCTGGCCGGCTTTCATGCGGTCAAGGTGGTCGAGTGGGACCGCTGGGCTTGCGACACAGTCCGTGAGAACCGCGCGGCGGCTCATCCCCTGGTGGCGTCTTGGGACGTGGTCGAGGGCGACGTGCGGGGGGTGGACTGGTCGGACATCGTCGAGCCGGTTGACCTAGTCACAGGTGGTCCGCCGTGCCAGCCCTTCAGCGCTGGAGGCAAGGGACGCGCGGCCGACGATCGGCGGGACATGTTCCCGGCGGCCATTGAGGTGATCCGCACGCTGACTCCGCGGGCGTTCATCTTGGAGAATGTTAGAGGTCTGACTCGTGCCGCGTTCGCGAACTATTACCAGTATATTCTCTTGCAGCTTGCTTATCCCGAGCTTGCCAGCCGACCCGACGAGGCCTGGGGCGAGCATTATGAGCGACTTCAAGTTGAGCACACGTCAGCACACGACACCGCCCTCCGGTACAACGTCGTGCCGACATTGGTCAACGCGGCCGACTACGGAGTTCCTCAACAGCGCCATCGGGTGTTCATGGTTGGCTTTCGATCTGACATCGAAGCCGAATGGAGCTTTCCAGCGCAGACGCATTCTTTTGACTCGCTCTTGTACTCGCAGTGGGTGATCGGTGACTACTGGGAGCGCCATAAGGTGCCAACGAAGGAGCGGCCCTCGATGCCAGAGCGAGTCGCGACGCGCGTCAACAAGCTGCGCAGCATCGACCCGTCGATGCTGCATCGACCGTGGCGCACCGTGCGTGATGCCCTTGTTGGCCTGCCCGATCCTCGGTCTGCCGCTGCACGAAAGCATCTGAACCACGTGTTTCAGGGGGGAGCGAAGTCCTACCACGGGCACAGTGGAAGCCCGATCGACATGCCTGCCAAGGCGCTAAAGTCCGGCGTTCACGGTGTGCCCGGGGGCGAAAACATGCTTCTCAACCCGGACGGAACCATTCGGTACTTCACCGTGCGTGAGTCTGCTCGCCTTCAAACCTTCCCGGAGCGGTACGAGCTCCACGGGGCTTGGGGAGAGGCGATGAGGCAGCTCGGTAACGCCGTGCCTGTCTTGTTGGCTCAAAAGGTTGCTGGCAGCGTAGCGGAGCATCTGACCCTGGCGGCGCTGCGCGAAGCGGCCATGGACCGCAGGGCTTCAAGCACTCAAGCGGCGTATCCCACAACAGACCAACTCCAGATGGCTCCGTTGACGGAGACTGGCGACAATGTCACGGATCCGAGGGTTATCTCGGGCGACATCGTCGGTGGCGTCCCAGGCATATGA
- a CDS encoding very short patch repair endonuclease → MTARQTREPPEPPRRRRAMQLQKTRDTAPEMALRRELHRRGLRFRLHKKLLPDRRRSVDIVFPGPRVAVDVRGCFWHGCPDHYRRGSVNAEWWEDKLQTNIARDALTEEQLRAAGYVVVVVWEHEQVVSAADRVERAVRERRNIGP, encoded by the coding sequence GTGACGGCCCGACAAACGCGTGAGCCTCCCGAACCGCCCCGACGACGCCGGGCCATGCAGCTTCAGAAGACCCGTGACACAGCTCCTGAGATGGCGCTACGCCGCGAGCTGCACCGTCGAGGGTTGCGGTTTCGGCTTCACAAGAAGCTTCTCCCCGACCGACGCAGGTCCGTCGACATTGTCTTTCCTGGCCCCCGGGTGGCTGTAGACGTTCGTGGCTGCTTCTGGCACGGCTGTCCGGATCACTACCGCCGAGGCTCCGTCAACGCCGAGTGGTGGGAGGACAAGCTGCAGACCAACATCGCCCGTGACGCGCTGACGGAGGAGCAGCTACGTGCGGCCGGATACGTGGTAGTCGTCGTGTGGGAGCACGAACAAGTGGTAAGCGCGGCTGACCGGGTTGAACGAGCGGTGCGAGAACGACGGAATATCGGCCCCTGA
- a CDS encoding GNAT family N-acetyltransferase, with protein MDSPAALLAAYDEQLRTSAETVGARSVVRVGPLWLATFPGGRGFVTYQSLGSADLPGLVGQALAHFRADPAVDRVEWKTRGHDSAPGLHEALVGAGFVPEDAESIMIGPAAALAVDAPLPASVALRRVTAEADVRAMSALADEVFGDPVSRDGADALLARADAVEFWVGEADGVVISTGRLEPVAGTTFAGIWGGATHPAWRGRGIYRALTAARARSAMRLGKRLIHSDSTEYSRPILERAGLVKVSTTTPYVWRR; from the coding sequence GTGGACTCCCCCGCTGCGCTGCTGGCGGCCTACGACGAGCAGCTCCGGACGTCGGCCGAGACGGTCGGTGCGCGCTCCGTCGTCCGGGTGGGGCCGCTGTGGCTGGCAACGTTCCCCGGCGGGCGCGGCTTCGTGACCTACCAATCGCTGGGGTCGGCTGATCTGCCGGGGCTTGTTGGTCAGGCCCTGGCGCACTTCCGGGCGGACCCTGCTGTGGACCGGGTGGAGTGGAAGACGCGTGGGCACGACTCGGCGCCCGGGCTGCACGAGGCGCTGGTCGGCGCCGGGTTCGTGCCCGAGGACGCCGAATCGATCATGATCGGGCCGGCTGCGGCGCTGGCGGTCGACGCGCCGCTGCCTGCCAGCGTCGCGCTGCGGCGGGTGACGGCCGAGGCGGACGTGCGGGCGATGAGCGCGCTGGCCGACGAGGTGTTCGGCGACCCGGTGTCCCGGGATGGTGCGGATGCCCTGCTGGCGCGGGCTGACGCCGTCGAGTTCTGGGTGGGCGAGGCCGACGGGGTGGTGATCAGCACTGGCCGGCTGGAGCCGGTGGCCGGGACGACGTTCGCCGGCATCTGGGGCGGCGCGACTCATCCAGCGTGGCGCGGCCGCGGCATCTACCGCGCGCTGACGGCGGCACGTGCCCGCTCGGCAATGCGGCTGGGCAAGAGGCTGATCCACAGCGACTCGACGGAGTACTCGCGCCCGATCCTCGAGCGCGCCGGCTTGGTGAAGGTCTCGACGACGACGCCCTACGTGTGGCGCCGGTAG
- a CDS encoding Eco29kI family restriction endonuclease, producing the protein MTDSFNPLDIKNLGDSLQRAILSSEPISLENLPMFRGVGIYAIYYVGYFPSYELLAEANRDGSWEQPIYVGKAEPKGGRKGVLTEEASDSTALQNRLRAHGRSIRSVENLYLSDFYARYLVVEPVWVPLGESVLINRFGPVWNTIVDGFGSNAAGVGRFAGMRSRWDTLHPGRPAAESLASREEDAEEIAQDVWEYLRQRMQV; encoded by the coding sequence ATGACCGACTCCTTCAACCCGCTGGACATCAAAAATCTCGGGGACAGTCTTCAGCGGGCTATCCTTAGCTCAGAGCCCATCTCTCTCGAGAACTTGCCGATGTTCCGCGGCGTCGGAATTTATGCGATCTACTATGTCGGGTATTTTCCGAGCTACGAACTGCTTGCTGAGGCTAACCGTGACGGCTCATGGGAGCAGCCGATCTACGTTGGGAAGGCGGAGCCCAAAGGTGGACGGAAGGGTGTGTTGACGGAGGAGGCTTCTGATTCGACAGCCTTGCAGAACCGATTGCGAGCTCACGGTCGCAGCATCCGCTCCGTAGAGAATCTCTATTTGTCCGACTTTTATGCCCGGTACCTCGTCGTCGAGCCCGTATGGGTTCCGCTCGGGGAGAGCGTGCTGATCAATCGTTTCGGTCCCGTCTGGAACACCATCGTCGATGGATTTGGAAGCAATGCCGCTGGTGTAGGCCGGTTCGCCGGCATGAGGTCGCGGTGGGACACTCTTCATCCGGGGCGGCCGGCAGCAGAGTCTCTGGCATCCCGCGAAGAGGACGCGGAGGAGATCGCTCAGGACGTTTGGGAGTACCTGCGGCAAAGAATGCAAGTCTAA
- a CDS encoding Eco29kI family restriction endonuclease, translating into MNLGRSVEAELLRSPMHPLSEVPPFLGAGIYAIYYIGDAELYRPLSGSQTPIYVGKAAQTGARKGQVDPEKEGHELWDRIDEHRASIDAVENLEVAGFNVRYLVADELFIPLAERLMLRGFQPLWNVVVDGFGNHDPGAGRYRGARPSWDELHPGRKWNLKMPKPSMYSADVSVERIKMHFERVPPVIDVDPLALLPAPSDIDALSEGSAETGPLSLFDGTTTSPRETP; encoded by the coding sequence GTGAACCTTGGTCGTAGCGTTGAGGCCGAACTTCTCCGAAGTCCCATGCATCCTTTGAGTGAAGTCCCGCCGTTTCTCGGAGCCGGCATTTACGCCATTTACTACATCGGCGACGCCGAGCTGTACCGACCCTTATCTGGCAGTCAAACTCCTATCTATGTGGGAAAGGCAGCGCAGACGGGAGCTCGCAAGGGGCAGGTTGACCCCGAAAAGGAGGGGCATGAGCTCTGGGATCGCATCGACGAGCATCGCGCGAGTATCGATGCAGTTGAAAACTTAGAGGTCGCGGGCTTCAACGTGCGTTACCTGGTCGCGGATGAGCTGTTTATCCCGCTCGCGGAGCGGCTGATGCTCCGTGGCTTCCAACCCCTGTGGAATGTCGTGGTCGACGGGTTCGGAAACCATGATCCTGGAGCTGGACGATATCGAGGTGCTCGCCCGTCCTGGGATGAACTCCACCCGGGGCGTAAGTGGAATTTGAAGATGCCCAAGCCGAGCATGTACTCAGCTGATGTCTCCGTAGAGCGCATCAAGATGCACTTCGAGCGCGTGCCTCCGGTGATCGACGTTGATCCCTTGGCGCTGCTGCCGGCACCGTCGGACATCGATGCCCTCTCGGAAGGCTCGGCCGAGACTGGGCCCCTGTCTCTTTTCGATGGCACGACAACATCGCCTAGAGAGACTCCGTGA
- a CDS encoding helix-turn-helix domain-containing protein — translation MPYPPRPQLRPLQEFAGTATSRPEPRIQALVEEFVIEQYRDGRSLREIAELTDRSHSAVRNILDKHGVHRRGRGASKQPLTSAPPQNHDERQRGGGSRR, via the coding sequence GTGCCATACCCGCCTCGTCCGCAGCTTCGACCATTGCAGGAATTTGCCGGGACGGCCACCTCTCGGCCGGAGCCAAGGATTCAAGCACTTGTCGAAGAGTTTGTGATCGAACAGTACAGGGACGGCAGATCGCTTCGAGAGATCGCAGAGCTGACTGATCGCTCCCACTCGGCGGTACGCAACATTCTCGACAAGCACGGCGTCCACCGCCGCGGCCGTGGAGCGTCGAAGCAACCGCTCACTTCTGCTCCCCCTCAGAACCACGACGAACGGCAACGCGGCGGGGGGAGCAGACGTTAG